The DNA segment ggtactgtgttcacaGCTTGATACCGGCTCctactcagagcgagtttttaacgacttaatgggtagtgtaagaccactacatcctcactcacactcacaactaacagtgatagaaataagcagattTTTTTTACTAGACCACTGGACAAAtatatctagaaatctacttgtccgtcaatattttcacttgttcaaataaatggtttgttttattcaagtaccaggatgatgtttgtgattgctcagaattaaactgcattgaatatttttacttgtccactgaaCAACCACtgaggcacattttgcttgtccgaataAATGTTCACTGATcgggacaaatggacaagtgcttattttgaacactgactaacagctaacccactgtccttggacagacagcccagatagctgaggtgtgtgccaaggacagcgtgcttgaaacttgattggatataagcacaaaaataagttgaaatgaaaatgaaaatctaGTTTATGACCCTTATGAAATAAGTTTTATATCTTCCTTTTTGAATCTTGTGACAACTCAACATTATTTTACTTGATAATAACTGATAACTTGAGCAATATCCTAATTATACTAATGTCACTTAATTACAACACAACAATCTAAAATGAATTACAACAgtctaaacaaaattttattgtCTTTTTTATTCTGTTCCATTAGGCAAAGTTAGAGGAAGCCCAGTCTGAAATAGAAAAAGTTTTAGTGGACAAGAATCAACAGGTGAGTTGAAAGCTTTCAGAGGTGGATCTAGGGGGTGGGGGAGCCCCCTagattttgcgacagttataatttgattatatattgattttcatttttttttatgatcccctccaaacctcccccaaagttccattggcattccgcctcatgtcattggggcccccctaaatggattttttggatCTGCCTCTGACTTTCATGTTTACCTACAGGTAGCTGAGGTGAGAGCCTGGGACATCTTGTCAGATTacaggccttgaccttaacttttttcagtggtagcccaccaggctaccaggttataaaatcaggtagccctcagtaaaaattggtagcaccctagttttaataaattaaaaaagagagaaaaaaaaagcaaaataatttattttttatttaaacacattgttttaggTGCGGTTTTTTTATTTAGGTGTTTAAATATCTCGTTGATTGCTGAGTTGTGCAAAAAAAATCTAGTAGATCAGGGGACTTCTGGGTTTAGACCTCTGGTAGCCCGAGCAATAAATTGGTAGTCAAAAGACTCTGGGCTActgctaaggtcgagccctgcaGAAGCATAAtgcagggattctagaattgttttaaaattcacttaccatggtaaaaataaaaaataaaaatttaacagcTCGGTGAGGAAATGCATGTATAACTTACTATAAGGTCGCTGTACTGATGTCTCTCATCTagcctggacagacagaccgatCAGGTAACTGAAtcatgtgcccaggacagcgtgtttgaacaaTAATTGGATATACCTGGAGCACAAAATAAATGAAGGTGAAGATAATTCAGGTTTGCTAGTTTCACCAGTAGTGTGCTTGAACCAGCTGTTGTGCTTGCTACCTGTAAATAGTAAATTGATACTGTATGCCACACCGCATAAAATCACAGTGTGCatacacattttttaattaagacCTTATTTCGTTAATTGGGAATAATTTCAAGCTGGAAATCTGATGCTGTTTATGTATGGATGGCAGTTGAACGTAGATCAATGAATTATGTTAGCATGTCCAGGTCAAAGGTCAGAGTTCCATTAAAGTATAATCTGctggaaattaaatatttaaatccagtagaacacattaatgaaaaacaaaggcaagtgttataattataaaacgtaacgcaaaatacattgtagttAATTTTAGGGCCATGgagttataattaaatttacattacataacatcatcccattggtccagacgtagcaatgggagtttgttcatttcttgatgCACGTAAAAATTACATAGTCAGgaaacgtcatatctgatgacgtcattttatatgggcaagttgttgTATTGAgagttattgtttatggaccaaaaataattcaaaataaagtatgaagttttaatgttattattagcaagtatgatttcaaatttaattttaagtattgtctgtaatttcttttatgttcatctgggtatgaacataataaataccctgatgaatgtaaaagaaataacagacaatccagggcttctagaatttcttttaaatccactagccatgggatcagtgattttaaaaatttactaaccacgattaaaaatttacaattttactaaagagggagatagagcttaaaaatactaacattggggTTGGGATGGagtcagtatattcatatttacaaaaaagacttaattgcaacatttaacaaaaatattttcactagccgtcgggcatggcaatagtagttatttactagcccaacattgaatatcactagccatgggagtggggctaccataatctagaagtcctggaCAGTCCTTAAATGACCCTTTTACTTATAAGTCACATCATCCTTCTATTAAAAAATTgcaagtttttgtttaaatatgcaGCAATCTCAAGTTTTaatgacataatatatatataatacacttcTGAGGTAACTGGTGTTGCAGTTATTGGTGCTTTAGTGTGTTGTCATCAATAgttatatacagtaaagtactcttgtAACGAACCAGGAGGGACCACGATAGTTAGCTCGTTACAGCAGTAGTTCATTGTAaacatttgcataagttgggcattataatatatatgaaaataaaacaggACTTTATGATCAGTTCGTACTATGCAGTAGTTCATTCTAACCATGTTCgttataaatgtactttactgtatgttCAACCCGTCTTATGAATTCTCTTCACCAGATGgaaattacatatattaaggggccattcaaatattacgtaatgcttAGGGGAGTGGGGAGGTGTAAGTCCAAgcgttatgtagcgttacaagGGGTGGGGAATGTATTGAACAGCGTTAtgtaacacaattttgttttctcttaaacgtgccatgccatgacaacaatatataatgtaggttTTTAGAGATAAAtgtaaacccaaaacaattataaatcaagCTGAACTGctttaatacaccagacatTTTAATTATCACTTTGTTTTCCATTGAACAGCAATATGTCACTTTGATGACATCATCGTAGTACACTTGGGTATAAGTAAACATTGCCACATTGCTTTgtctgtgtgttgggggggTATCTCCGAgcgttatgtaatattttggggggtgtatggtctagcgttacgGGGTGTTACAAGGGGGTGGGCCcttgtctaattttgacaaaaatagcgttatgtaatatttgaacggcccctaATACCTTACAGTGTATAACTGTAAATTgtcttttattaaataaaactgtgtatCATTGCTGTTATCAGTGTTAATTAAGTTATCAACTACAAGTAGATATTAATTGGTACTGTTTCTTTCCAGAAGGTCATCCATATTTCTGTGGATATTTCCAAAGATTATGCAGCAGTGGTGCAGGCAATTCAACAGGTAAGTACACACATGGGTATAAATAAAgtcatggggcgggacgtagccctgtggtaaagtgttcgcttgatgtgcggttggtctagaatcgatGCCTGTTGGttaccccattgggctatttctcgttctagccagtgcaccatgactggtatatcaatagaataaaatagaatagatgtttaacaacactcgtggacaatggtatatcaaaggctgtagtaagGGGAAGGGAACTATATTAACATGCCCACATCCTTGCGGTTCGGGCAAGCCCACCATGGATTCGGTTCTGGTATAGCCAGTCCACGATTccatgacgggggggggggggggggggggggggttgctgtagtatgtgctatgctgtctgtgggatggtacatataaaagatatcttgctactaaaggaaaaatgtaatgggtttcctctcgaggatgactatatgtcagaattaccaaatatttgacatctaacagccgatgattaatgaatcaatgtgctctagtggtgttactaaacaaagcaaactttaaataAAGTCATATATACCTAATTATACATACCATATAGAATACAAAATCAACTCTTTCATTAGTGATAATTAAAGAGAAATGTTCGTCacctatttttttattagacCTCACAGAAGTACTCATATTCATGAAAATCTATCTGGTTTGTACTAAATGTACTATTtcattgttacatgtattacagcAGTGTACAGTATAAACTACATTTCGTGGGTGGTGTTGGTGGTATGGCATCTCTAGAGGACAAGGGGTGaaacttagcccagtggtacagcgctcgctcgatgcgcagtcggtgtgggatcgatccccgttggtaggcccattgggctatttctcgttccagccagtgcaccacgactggtatgtccctgtctgtgggatggtgcatataaaagatcccttgctgctaatcgaaaagagtagcccatgaagtggcgacagcgggtttcctctctcaatatctgtgtggtccttaaccatatgtctgacgccatataaccgtaaatacaatgtgttgagtgcgtcgttaaataaaacatttctttctttcttttttctctagAGGACAGTTATTATCATTGTGGAGGAAACTCATAGCAAAGTGCATTGTTGATGGGAAAAGAAATATCTGGATAGctaaaaacatgattttatgACATCTGGAAGTTCTACAGATGTTGGGTATCAATACTTtatgaaaacatttctttagGGGGTATGGAGAGGGGCAAACACACCTGCCTACTCTGCTAGCTACAGTCCTGTACTGTAAAACATCTGAAAGgttcatttccaaaatgtgATGTACGCCCATTTCCAGATTTGGAGGTTAACACTGAAGGCATACATATGTTAGTACAATGCTACAAGTCAACAGCAATAGTAAAGTTGACAATAAAATCCAATTTTAACCCATTGAATGTGATGTCCAAACTGTGCATTGTATATTACATGCTATGTGATGCTGAAGCATAACCGTGTTTttccaaaataatataaatggacATGCTGCATTTTTGGAAATTAACTCTTCACATCGTAAAAACTGTCTTtcttatccatatggttcaacacaATCAagctaataataatcatatgaagcacacgtgtaataacaagtgcaatgatgtaattttgggaagcgatatcataacatgatgttgcttctccagtcctagctcagactgtgcatttgaaatatgacggcATTTCGTAGTcttcttctagttgtggctgaaacattttgagtttggtcttgttattcataaagaaaacaacaataataatacggaaaataaagaaattattacacttgcttgcgagttgtactgattttacgaaactcttGTCAGGTTTTATGTATTACCCTCTCACTtgagcaatacaaaaatcctgacactcgtttcgtaaaaccaatacgacacacaagctcatataataatctctatgttgTAATCTGACTGATGGTTGTGTGTTATTCCTGCCAGGCGGAGGAGGAGCTGGGCCCGGTTGTGTTACTAGTGAACTGTGCGGGTGCGTCTGTCGCTGGCTCGTTTGAAGACCTGTCACTCAACGACTTTAAGGTATCAATATTTAAACACGtgtctttaatttttaaagagaTAGTAGAAAGGAGTCGTTGaagaaatattccttttctttccttcttggCAGTATAACTACAATGATGTAACATGTTTGGGTGGTTAATAGGCATCAACACCATGTTTTTGTTAGCAGTATACTGTAGTTCCATTATATAATGGTTGATGTATGTGTTTTAGAAGTTGATAAGACACaaactatattaaattttgcaCCATGTTTTTTGTGAGCAATGTAACTATAATGATGTAACATGTTTTAACAGATGATAGACATAAACTACATTGGCACCATATTTTtaagtcccctactggtccaactagaggggactataggtttcatctccgtccttctgtttgtctgtccatctgtctgtctcacatatacatgtagtattctgtatgggttttttcacaattccttgagatgacattttgtgtatagctttatcatccactgttacagataaagtttaacttccatgacgatttacctattttacacagagttatggcccttgaatttaggaaagATGGAAATTTGTTtggcccagtaggggacatgtgttactttaacagtactctcagaattcCTGTTAACAATATACCTATATGATATAAAGATTGATGTGACCAATTTTAGCAGATGATAGACATAACCTACATCAGTACCATAGTTTTGTTAACAATATAGCTACATTGTATACCGATTGATGTAACCTGTTTTTTAGCGgatgataaacataaataacCTACATTAGCTCCATATTTTTCTTATCAGTATAACCACATTATATAATGATTGAAAATGTAACCTGTGTTTCAGCGGATGATAGACATAAACTACATCGGCACAGTACACGTAACGCGGGCAGTCATTCCAAGCATGAAGAAAAATCAACATGGCCGAATTGTGTTCATCTCTTCGCAGGCCGGTCAGATTGGTTTGTACGGCTACACGGCCTATTCCGGGTCAAAGTTCGCGCTCAGAGGTCTGGCCGAGGCACTGCACATGGAGGTGGGTTCGTTTAATTATTACAGTGACAcccctcaaaacaggaccctctgtaaattgGAATTCTTTCAAAACCAGACTCTTATGTAAACtagaattctctcaaaaccgtaTTCTCGGTTAACTGGAATTATTACAAAACCGAACCAactgtaaactggaattattgcaaaaccagaccctctgtaaactggaattgtcgcaaaactggaccctctgttaactggaattccctcaaaaccggaccctctgtaaactggaattccctcaaaatcgGACCCtgtgtaaactggaattccttcaaaactggaccctctgtaaagtggaatgattataattattatagctAACCCAAACGTTTTTCACGGTCTCTTTTTagatatcagtacagaacataacctctctaaacgaGATACCCATTAAAACTGAATGTTTTACTTGGTTCCATaagtcgttccagccagtgcaccacagatggtatatcaaaggctgtggtatgtgctgtcctgtgtgagAAAGTGCAGAtgacaagtcagaattaccaaatgtttgacatccagtagctgatgattaataaattaatgtgctgtagtggtgtctttaaacaaaacaaatttcttttttcttggttCTATGGCTGTCTGGAATAGAGGTGTTTCACTGTATCTGTATGGTTCAGAAttcatgaaggaaggaaatgttttatttaatgacacactcaacacttatttatggttatgtgcatcagacatggttaaggaccacatagatattgagagaggaaacccgctgtcgccacttcatgggctactctttttgattagcagcaagagatcttttatatcccttagacagggtagtacataccacaacctttgatatgccagtcgtggtgcactggctggaacgagaaatggcccaatgggcccaccgacggggattgatccctagaccgaccgcgcatcgagcaagcactttaccatgggacagtgcatataaaagatcccttactgctaatagaaaagagtagcccatgaagtggtgacagcgggtttcctctctcaagatcggtgtggtccttaaccgtatgtccgacaccatataaccgtaaatgtgtggaatgcatagttaaataaaccatttctttctttctttgtgtaaTGTAGatttctgatttcagttatatgCATactgtgtgtgactgtgtataTACTGTTAGTTTTTACGATTTCAATTAAAACCATTCAGTGTTAACTTTTTAATTTCAGTTAAAACCGTATACTTTTCATAATACATTCATTTTCTAATTTCAGTTAAAACCGTAGCATTAGCTTTCTAATTGCAGTTAAAAGTGTACAATGTGTTTACAATGTTAACTttctaatttcatttaaaatcaTTCAATGTGTGTGTAACATTCACTTTCTAATTTCAGTTAAAACCATACAATGTGTATGTTACGTTAGCATTCCCTCCAGATACAGACACACCTGGCTTTGCTGAGGAACAGAAATCAAAGGTAGGTGTAATGTTTATATACACTAAATATCGGGTTACTAAATATTtaacacacacccctaaaattTTACCTGTTAATAGCCTTTTCTAAAAATGAAGTCATTTTTTGTTTAAGGAAAACAAGTAGAGCAGGGTTGCAGTAAATGATGGAAGGCAGCccttgaaattaattaattaaaacaaattatgatttttaaaaaatataaaagtagattaatcttaaatttaaaaacaatttattactgGTATGTTTTTAACCTTTGAACCTGTTTGTTTTTGAGAAATTTgtgttaaatgaaaaataatgggCATGAGTTCAACCCATaccccctttcaatggttagggtagttttaggTATACGGTTAGGGTttgtctttagagcctttgatatagaggggtacgggtcgaaaTAATGTTCAtctctgtatgtttttatttttcagccTGAAGAAACTCGACTTATTTCTGAAACTGCGGGTCTGTTTCAACCGTCAGTGGTGGCATCGTCAATTATTAAAGATGTTGTGGTCAGTACAAAAAGTGATACCAAACTGAGTCTGAATATGTTGCTTCTGTTGAAATGTCAccaataaatagagattattatatggccaagtgtcaggatttttttaTTACTCGGTGAGAGTGAagataatacatgaatcctgacacaagtttcataaaatcagtacgacccACACTTGAggttaataatttctttattatccatattattataacacttgtaatttatttatgaataacaaggactgtttcaaaatgtttcaaccacaactaaaAGGAAacgacaaaatgacgtcatatttcacatgcacaaaattccatcattacacttgttattacacatgttattacacttgttattacacgtgttattacacttgttattacacatgttattacacatgttattacacttgttattacacatgttattacacttgttattacacatgttattacacatgttattacacatgttattacacttgttattacacatgttattacacttgttattacacgtgttattacacatgttattacacttgttattacacgtgttattacacgtgttattacacgtgttattacacgtgttattacacatgttattacacttgttattacacttgttattacacatgttattacacatgttattacacatgttattacacatgttattacacttgttattacacatgttattacacatgttattacacatgttattacacatgttattacacttgttattacacatgttattacacttgttattacacttgttattacacgtgttattaca comes from the Gigantopelta aegis isolate Gae_Host chromosome 14, Gae_host_genome, whole genome shotgun sequence genome and includes:
- the LOC121388659 gene encoding 3-ketodihydrosphingosine reductase-like, whose amino-acid sequence is MWLLIAVSVFVGFLIVLYLASPLITPKPLDLKGVHVLVTGGSSGIGKAIAVEVAQRGANICLLARNKAKLEEAQSEIEKVLVDKNQQKVIHISVDISKDYAAVVQAIQQAEEELGPVVLLVNCAGASVAGSFEDLSLNDFKRMIDINYIGTVHVTRAVIPSMKKNQHGRIVFISSQAGQIGLYGYTAYSGSKFALRGLAEALHMELKPYNVYVTLAFPPDTDTPGFAEEQKSKPEETRLISETAGLFQPSVVASSIIKDVVSGRFFSYAGLDGYMLAAVTCGMSPVTSIMEATQQVACMGIFRIISLFYLDHFDRICRKCKQERSDPSSEKKTS